The sequence CTGATTTTTCCCTCCACGGTCATCAAGGAGAACGGTGACCGCAGCCGCTACGCGATCGGCTTCGGCCTGCCGACCGACACGCCGGGTCTGTACTTCCAGTGCCGTGAACCCTTCGACCTGGGCCGCGACGTGGAGGACCACCCGCTGTCGAGCCGCTTCGACGAGCAGGACGCCTTCGTGATCTTCGACGACGTCCTGGTGCCCTGGGAACGGGTGTTCCTGATGTACGACATGACCCTCGCCAATCAGGCGTACGCCAAAACGGACGCGGTGCTGCACATGGCGTACCAGGTCGTGAACCAGAAGGTCAGCAAGACCGAGGCGTTCCTGGGGGTCGCGCAGGCCATCGTCGACACGGTCGGCAGCGGCCAGTTCCAGCACGTGCAGAGCAAGGTCAGCGAGATCATCGTGACGCTGGAAATCATGAAGGCCCTGCAGGTCGCGGCGGTCGAGGGTGCCTCACTGAACGCGTACGGCGTGATGACGCCCGCCCGCGGGCCGCTGGACGCCGCGCGCAACTACTACCCGGCGATCTACCCGCGCCTGAACGAGATTATTCAGCTGCTCGGCGCGTCGGGCATCATCATGATGCCGGGCCGGGCCGACCGCGAGGGGCCCCTGGGCGCCTTCATCGAGAAGCACCTGCAGGCCACGAACGCCAGCGCTGAGGACCGCCTGAAACTCTTCCGGCTGGCCTGGGACCTCACCCTGAGTGCCTTTGGCGCGCGGCAGAACCTCTACGAGAAGCACTTCTTCGGCGACCCCATCCG is a genomic window of Deinococcus taeanensis containing:
- the hpaB gene encoding 4-hydroxyphenylacetate 3-monooxygenase, oxygenase component, which encodes MARTGQQFLDRLRHNPPNLYVDGAPVTDPTTHPATRNIAHSLADLYDLQHDPRYRDLLTFEENGERHATAFLVPRTKDDLRKIGEAHRLRADYSLGTLGRAPDYMNTNVMAAGMASAYFDQCESSGEPGSGRNFSENMRRYFEYVRDHDLCLTHALTNPQVNRSKQASELPDPYIAMGIVEETGAGVIVRGARMLATLPIADEILIFPSTVIKENGDRSRYAIGFGLPTDTPGLYFQCREPFDLGRDVEDHPLSSRFDEQDAFVIFDDVLVPWERVFLMYDMTLANQAYAKTDAVLHMAYQVVNQKVSKTEAFLGVAQAIVDTVGSGQFQHVQSKVSEIIVTLEIMKALQVAAVEGASLNAYGVMTPARGPLDAARNYYPAIYPRLNEIIQLLGASGIIMMPGRADREGPLGAFIEKHLQATNASAEDRLKLFRLAWDLTLSAFGARQNLYEKHFFGDPIRMHSALYEVYDKAPYVTRIRQFLAQTRQVAAD